One Mya arenaria isolate MELC-2E11 chromosome 5, ASM2691426v1 genomic window carries:
- the LOC128233535 gene encoding uncharacterized protein LOC128233535, whose product MHWFKEILIFILISITMRYSSGKQCNINSLTCEFWLDIGHWIPMRIGFQKKLYVNETDGKLYQYGDSSKKTFSPDAVILGDGSDHERALIVVNKTLPGPELTVYEGQTIIVHVKNNLLGVETSIHWHGVEMRGTPWMDGAAFVTQCPILPGQTFTYKFNASKSGTYFYEGHNSGLQKFMGLYGAFIVKKKDQSLGREYTMLIQDYNNRFADADIMTQVKEYVFYPGGKKFIPVQTVDGSFTTFVETTSTLVNGRGRVIADNGIQSTHTPWTVFSVTSGEKYRFRMINTGFVVQYMVSIDNHKLTVVAIDGHDIEPFTTDFIIIHTGERFDFTIDATEKVGNYWIRVETLRNYRKIPGYGVLRYNGAPNAEPSTKKRQCTNADPCVVLNCPFASHTGWECHSVDTMKIPKNEVAPVPTSHDGPFKDFFLNFGWMYLNNGEAAGHINGIQNKLPSVSALTQPREVIPCQRNDGCGPEEKCTCTHVIDVKHNDIVQLTLLNIGDFPIIHSPVHLHGNSFRVLKVGYRPTDESFIKKGDNKDIHCNVPANKTRALCNSVSWTDLTWRHGNIPGIDLERAPFKDTITVPAGGYVVIRFRADNPGVWVLRDTEMHGALMGAELLLNSSFPQQPTPPDWFPQCRSFPPPNWMSNMKEQTAAATSKHSYSTMIGVSATTEERVFTEGEFWGMFSALICVIILQLFLSFLCVARRIHRFKSIVDLY is encoded by the exons ATGCATTGGTTCAAggaaatacttatatttattttaatttcaattacaaTGCGGTATAGCAGTGgtaaacaatgtaatattaactCATTGACTTGCGAGTTTTGGCTGGACATTGGGCACTGGATCCCTATGCGAATAGGCTTTCAAAAGAAGCTGTATGTAAACGAGACGGACGGTAAACTGTACCAGTATGGTGATTCttcaaaaaaaactttttctcCTGATGCCGTCATTTTGGGAGACGGCTCCGACCATGAACGCGCTTTGATCGTTGTAAATAAGACGTTGCCTGGACCAGAACTAACTGTCTACGAAGGGCAAACAATTATTGTTCATGTGAAGAACAACCTTCTCGGGGTGGAAACATCCATCCATTGGCATGGTGTGGAGATGCGAGGAACACCCTGGATGGACGGTGCGGCGTTTGTGACGCAGTGTCCGATACTGCCCGGCCAGACGTTTACGTACAAGTTCAATGCTTCCAAAAGTGGAACGTATTTCTACGAAGGACACAATAGCGGGTTACAG AAATTCATGGGTCTTTATGGAGCCTTTATAGTGAAGAAAAAAGATCAATCGTTGGGCAGAGAATACACGATGCTTATTCAGGACTACAATAATCGTTTTGCCGATGCAGATATAATGACTCAAGTGAAGGAATACGTCTTCTACCCCGGTGGAAAGAAATTCATTCCTGTTCAAACCGTTGATGGATCATTTACGACTTTTGTGGAAACCACTTCAACTCTGGTAAATGGGCGTGGTCGCGTTATTGCTGACAATGGTATTCAAAGTACGCACACTCCATGGACTGTGTTCAGTGTTACTTCGGGTGAGAAATATCGTTTCAGAATGATAAACACTGGTTTTGTGGTGCAATATATGGTTTCTATTGACAACCATAAACTCACCGTCGTAGCTATTGACGGACATGACATTGAACCATTTACAACAGATTTCATTATAATTCACACTGGTGAAAGATTTGACTTTACCATTGATGCAACTGAAAAAGTCGGCAATTACTGGATTCGTGTTGAAACCCTGagaaattacagaaaaatacCGGGATACGGTGTCCTGAGGTACAATGGGGCTCCTAATGCAGAACCATCGACAAAGAAACGACAATGTACAAATGCGGATCCGTGTGTAGTACTGAACTGTCCATTTGCTTCGCATACAGGGTGGGAATGTCATTCGGTAGATACAATGAAAATACCGAAAAATGAAGTGGCTCCAGTTCCTACGTCGCATGACGGtcctttcaaagattttttctTGAACTTTGGCTGgatgtatttaaataatggGGAAGCGGCAGGTCATATCAAtggtattcaaaataaacttccGTCAGTATCAGCTCTTACGCAGCCTAGAGAAGTTATCCCCTGCCAAAGAAATGATGGATGTGGTCCCGAAGAAAAATGCACGTGTACACACGTTATTGATGTAAAGCACAATGACATCGTtcaactaacacttttaaatatCGGAGACTTTCCTATTATCCATTCTCCCGTGCATTTGCATGGAAACAGTTTTCGTGTATTAAAAGTCGGTTACCGGCCTACGGATGAGAGCTTCATCAAGAAGGGGGATAATAAAGACATTCACTGTAACGTTCCTGCTAATAAAACACGTGCGCTATGTAATTCTGTTTCCTGGACTGACCTCACCTGGAGGCATGGTAATATACCTGGAATTGACCTGGAGCGGGCACCCTTTAAGGACACGATTACTGTTCCTGCTGGTGGGTATGTTGTCATCAGGTTTAGGGCCGATAACCCGGGCGTGTGGGTGCTTCGAGACACAGAGATGCATGGAGCTTTAATGG GTGCGGAATTATTACTAAACAGCTCGTTTCCGCAACAGCCAACCCCACCTGATTGGTTCCCACAGTGTAGAAGTTTCCCGCCACCGAACTGGATGTCAAATATGAAGGAAcaaacagcagcagcaacatcaaAACATTCTTATTCTACCATGATAGGTGTATCAGCAACCACAG agGAACGCGTGTTCACAGAAGGGGAGTTTTGGGGAATGTTTTCAGCCCTTATTTGTGTGATTATACTGCAGTTGTTTCTTTCATTCCTATGTGTGGCAAGACGAATACACAGATTCAAAAGTATCGTTGACTTGTATTAA